ATACCTGTCTTGTGCCTATAAGCTTCCCTTCACCCTGAATGCTGGAGAAAATTTCAGAAATACGGGTTTTTATGTTAAATCCCCCTTATTATGCTGTTTTTTCAAAATATGCACCTTGACCTATGCCTTCGTTCACACAAATCCCCACACTTTTGATGTCTGCCTCCTCTTGGAGGAGTGCCTGGAAAAGCTGTTCTGCAAAGTACTCCGCCATGTCTTCAGCAGAAGTGGAGGATAATGGAAGAAAACAACAGTCTTCTCTGGGAATTTTGTATTCTTTATCTCCAATAACAAACTTTAATGACCTTTTCTTGCTTTTAAAATCTATTTCATTACTTTTTTCCGGTAAGAGCAGTTTATGATCCAGTTTTTTGCACATGTCCCTTACAATTGCCTTAACTGTTTTAAAGTCCACCACGAATCCAAATGGGCCTCCGCGTTCCCCATCGACTTTCACATCCACGTGGTAAGAGTGACCGTGTATTCCTCCACAGAACTGGTGGCAGGGGATCATGTGAGCTGATGAAAACCGTAAATTAGCGTGTATTCCGTTGATTATTATTTTCATTTAATGACCTTCTACAATCTTATACTAATAATTGCCTTTTAATGAATGATTTTTATTTTTAATAGGTGATTTTGATGGATTATTCTTTTATTATCCAGTTAAAATACTCTTGTTTTAGATATATCTTCTTCTATATCCAATATTTCATCAATATATGTTTTTGATATGTTATCAGATAATTTAGAAACTTTTAACATGTCTAAATTTTCCGAACACTCCATTAAGCCCGCAGTTTTGATGTTTTCAGGTGTTCCCTGGGTGGTGATGTTCATGGCAAAATGGATCTTCATGCTACTGACAGAACATGAAGCTATGGATACACTGAGTTTCCCCCCATCACAGTAGAGATCATCCCCCTTTCTATGGGTTATAATTCCTATTTCCCTGAGTAAGTTCTGAACAATCATGACCAGGATCCTTTGACGGTGGTAGCAGAGTCTCATGTCTGCTGGCTGGGCATCGAAGTGTTCTATTATGAAGTGGAGCATTTCATCTGATTTTATCTCCAACCCCACATCTTCATAATCAATTAACTCATCTGGTTGGATATTCATAGGACCCCTCCAGCTTACAATACTGGAACCCTTCAACCCTAATCTCTGGAAGGCCCACATTGGTTTGATCTGGCTCCCGTCATACAACATCCCAGGTTCAAGATTTATCTGTTTCATTAGTCCCACCATTTACCCATTCTTTAGATGTATTATGTGATTTGATAGTTCATTCCTGCTTATCAATAATTATCAGTTCATTGTAACCAGTTTCAGAGTCGAATTCGCGTTTAAAAATTTTATCTGAAGTTAAAATGCATAGTTCAACTGTGGTGTGCACCTGACTGCCACTCATCAGATGTCCCCCAGTAACCACCCCTTCACTATCAGAAACAGCCAGGTGAATGTGGACTCCATCAGTGGCAATGGTTCCAGTAGCAGATATGATCTCTAAAGGACCACTTATGATATTATTATCACCATTAGCCATTCTGAGAACAGCTTTATCGAGACTTCCCACCATACAGATGATTACACCTGATTTTAAATCTTTTTCGTCCCTGATTTCCTCCAGGGCCCTCTTCAGGTCCTGTCCAGGTATTAGTCTTTTAACTATCATATTTAATAATGTTGCCCTTCATTAAATTAATGCATGCGAGCCAGAGTCAGAGATTTTATCTACACCAAGGACGATCTTTTCTTGGCTACCACCACATATCTACATCCTAAAGACAGAATACTTTCATTTTTACGTTACATTCCTGATCCAGATGGAGATAGATCCCGTGATGGTTCCAGGTACAGCAAAGTTGATTCCAAACAAGCTTACACTTTTTTAAATGATAACTTTCCAGAATATCTCTTTGATTGCGAAGTAACTCGGGTTGAAATGATGGGTGTTCCAGTAGAAAAGGTGGAAAAGATATTGAACCCTGTAAAACGTCTAACCGAGATCATGAACCACCCTTATCCTGATGAACTTCTCTTAAAGGTGATTAAGGTTGCCAACACCTTCCAGGATGAAGCAGGAATCAGACAAAAACATCTGGGCATCTCTGGATCTGTACTGCCCGACCTGTATGATCCCCTAGTTTCTGATATTGATTTTGTAGTATACGGTCTTAAAAACCACCAGAAAGCAATGGAAACATTTAAATCGCTTAAAAATGACAATAATAGCCCTTTAAAAGCTATAGCTGATGATTATTGGGCTCGGCTTTATGATAAACGTATTAAGGACTCAACTTTGAGTTATGATGAGTTTTGCTGGTATGAGAACCGGAAAAATAACCGGGGAGTGGTAGATGGCACTCTTTTTGATATTTTAGCCACCAGAGAATGGGATGAGATCAAAGGAAACTATGGTGAGGAAACCTACGAGCCCTGTGGGACGGTGAAAATTGAGGCTACTGTTAGTGATGCACTGGCTGCCTTTGACAATCCTGCAGTTTACCAGGTGGAAGAGGTGGACATACTGGAAGGTCATCACGCACCTATAAAGGAAGTGGCATCTTACACACACACTTATTCTGGCCAGGCCAGAGAAGGGGAGAGAATAACTGCCAGGGGAAAATTAGAGAAAGTTATGGGCAAAAAAACTTATTACCGTTTGATTGTGGGAACCACCAGAGAATCTCTAGGTGAATACATTAAATTAAAAAATTTAAATCTGGATTGAAGATCATATAATCATCAAATAGAGTTTAAAGTAAATGGGATCATCAAATAAAGTTTAAGGTAAATGGGAATTAGGGAGGCACATTGATGGAGGAAACTATCAATATAGGACTCATAGGTTTTGGAACCATTGGAAGTGGGGTTGTAGCCACTTTAGGTAAAAATATGCATCTTATTGAGGATAAGGTTCAGAAAAAAGTTAAGTTGAAGAAAATAGTGGACTTGGACATAACCACTGATCGGGGGGTGGATGTGGACCCTGAGGTTCTTACCACCAATGTGGATGATATCCTGGAGGATGATGAAATCAACATCGTCATCGAACTTATCGGTGGTTACCAACCCGCACTTAACTTCATTTTAAAGGCCATGGAAAATGGCAAACATGTGGTAACTGCTAATAAGGCGCTTTTAGCTAAACACTGGCAGGAAATTATGGATTGCGCCATTAAAAACCATGTGAGGATCTGTTTTGAGGCCAGTGTTGGGGGAGGAATCCCTTTACTTGCACCATTGAATAATGGTCTGGCAGCTAACAATATAGAAACTGTTTACGGAATTATTAATGGAACTGCTAATTATATACTGACCAAAATGGATGATGCAGGACTTGACTTTGATGTGGTCTTAAAAGAAGCCCAGTTGATGGGTTATGCAGAACAAGACCCTACTTTTGATATTGAAGGACATGATACTGCTCAGAAACTTATAATATTGAGCATGCTTGGCTTTGGAATTTACGTTTCCCAGGAAAATTTCCATGTGGAAGGAATCACCCGAATCAAACCGGATGATATTAAATTCGCCAGGAAAGAACTGAACTCAGTGGTGAAACTTCTGGCTATAGCCCAGGTTGATGAGGACGGAAAACTTGAAATAAGGGTTCATCCCACCTTAGTGCCTCAAACCCATCTTTTAGCCTCGGTTAATGATGTTTTTAACGCAGTTTACATTGTGGGTGATATTGGAGGTCCTGTGCTTATGTACGGTCAGGGTGCAGGTATGATGCCTACTGCCAGTGCTGTGGTGGCCGATTGCATAGATATAATGCAGGACATGGACAGTTCTGTGGCCTACGGACCCTCTGAAAGTAGGGTGAAAAAGATCAAGGACATGTCAAATGTGGAGTCCAAATATTATCTGCGAATAACTGCATTAGACAAACCCGGAGTCTTACATTCCTTATCCGGTATTTTAAGTGATCTGGATATAAGTATTGAGTCTGTAAGCCAGAGAAAGGTAGATCAGACGGATGCAGTTCCCATATTCATGGTAACCCACCATGCCCTGGAAAAAAACGTGCAAAAAGCCATTAAACTTATTGATAAACTGGATTTCGTCAAAGAAAAAACCATGATTATCAGATTACTTTAAGTAAAGAATATGATTATTTACTGCTCCAATATAATTGTTAAACAAATAGATCATAACAAAAGCATTTTAAATAGTTATCAAACTAGTCTAAAATAAATAGGCTAAAAAAAAGGTTTAAAAAAATAATTATTTAATAAATAGTCATTGGAAAGCTGAATCATTTTTTTGAAAATTAAAGCTACTCCAATGAGTTTTAATCTTCAAATAATGTTCATCATGACCTGATCATGGTTAAAATCATTTTATACTGTTCCAGGGCATGAAGAGCGTGGGGTTCATTGGCAGGCATTATGATCATATCTCCCCTTGCCAGGATGTTACTTTTACCAGAGATAGTTATTTCTGCCTTTCCATCGATTATTTGTACCATGGCATCAAAGGGGGCGGTGTGTTCACTTAACCCTTCCCCTTTATCAAAGGCGAATATGGTTACTGTTCCGGTTTCCTTACGGATTATCTCCCTGCTTACAACTGCTCCTTCCTGGTAATCAAGCAAATCTTCGACATTAATTACAACAGACTTCAGTTCATCCGACATTTTTTTCACCTTTTAGTTACGATGTATATTTACAATATAATCCATTTACTGTAATCCATTTTTAACAGAATTAATACGTGCATATCTGATTTTACTTACATATTTCTGTGTTTTTTATCCATTCTGATCTGCATCTAATTTCATCCTTCCTCCATGAACTCAATTAGTGTTTGCAGGTAACCAAAGAAGTTTAAAATGGCATCCACGTAGTCCCTAGCATCATCTACATCATTTACATCGTAATCTTTTTTATATAGGATATCGTCAAATCTGGCCTCAACGTCTTCCCTAATGGAGCTTAAAAGGAAATTCATTAAATCATTTAAGTTTTCAGTTTTAACTGCCTGATCAGCCATTACAATAACCGGTTCTCCATTGACAGGGGTGGGTTTAAGCCCTTCATAGGATATTCCCCTACCTTTCAAGTGTAATCTCACTGCAGTTTCAAAGAACCAATAGTCTGCCAGTTCCGCTGCATCTCCTGATAATTCCCTTACCACCAGTGTTCTTTCAAAGGCATCTTTTACCTCATCTTCATATTTTTCCCTGATAAAAGGAAGCACATAATTAATATTTTCCATTTCCAGAGCTTCTTCAGCTGATTTAACCACCAGCCCATCCATGCGATCACAGCGGAGTGCCATTTCTTTTTCACCTCTCGATTTAGTCAAGGAATATATTATTCTGAACCTATCCTAAATTGAATGACTAGTTAAATTGATATTTAATTCTTTTTAATAGATCGCAAATATTTACTCAACTTATAGGCACATTGATCCTAGAAAGACACTTTTTTATGCCAATTTAATCCATTACGTGCTATTAGATATTTGTTGACAATGAGTATTAAATGATCTCCATCAACCTATGACAACCACAGATATTATACTATAAATCATTTCATGAACATATTATAACTGGTGATATTATGGATAAAGAAACTGAGGAACTCCTGAAAAAGTGTGATAACGTGGAAGATACCAGTATCATGGGCGTCTGCAAAAACCTTTTAAACATGATGGCGGAAAAAAATGTGGTAATCGAGGATAAAGAAGGACAAACCTACCTGGACATGGCTGAAACCCTCAAACCTAGTGATGTATCACAGGTGTTACAGTTAGCCCTGAAAGTACGAGAAAGTGGAGATATTACCGACGTAGACCTTAAAAATGAAGCAAGCAGGCTCATCAGGGCCATAGAAATGAGTTAAAACCCCTATATATGAGTTAAAAAAAATCACACCAGAAATAAAACCTCAGGGAACATAAACTCAGATTATTTTTTTCCCTTTTTAATTTGTTTCCAAATTAAATCTGTTTAAAACCTTTTTTTACCTAATTTTTTAATATCAAAGATCGCGGTGTCCGCCACTGCCATCACTGCCATTACCCCTGCCTGTATGGGGTCAGTTATAACCAGATCTGCCTCTTGAGTTATGCTACCAGGCATGTTGAGACTGATTACAATCACTTCATGGTCTTTTTTTATCTCCCGGATAGCCTCGGTAATTCCTCCACCCATTAAAGATCCTGCCAATACCAGGGCACCAACCCTGGGAAGTCTTCCAACTGCAGATACCGCCTCTTTAAGATCTTTTTCACCAACAAGAGGTATGGTATCAACACTGATATGTTCTCCCCGGATGTTATGGCGATCTGCCTCGGTAATGGCCCCTTGAGCAACCATTGCCACCTGAGCACCACCACCAATTATGATGATCCTTTTACCAAAAACATCCTGAAGTGTGGGGCATTCTTCAACACTACGCACGGCTTCAATATTCTTGATATTCTCTATTAACTTATCCACATTCTGAACAGCCTCTAATTCCATGTACAATGAAGCATGATCCTTATCTTCAACGAATAGATGAGTGTAAGTTATGTTAATTTCACATATAGCGGTTAATTCCGTGATATCCCGCAGCACACCTGGTTGGTTGATGGCCCTGATGTTTAAGGCAAATTCACCCATCATAAAATCTCCTAAAGTTCATTATTAATTCTATCTAATACAACTTCTAATTAATTTATCCCCTATATTAATAACAGTTAAGAAAATTACGTGAAGAACTTCAGATTGGATAATAAATCCAGACGTTATTGAAAAATAAACTCACAACTTTTGACATGACGAACAGATATATGAAGATGTGCTTCCTGTTTTAATCTTTTCAACGGTCGTGCCACAAACCGGGCAGGCATCCCCCTCTTTATAGGCAACCAGGAAATAGTCCCGGTCGAATCCATTTTTTTCTCCATAAAAATCTTTTTCATATAACAATCCTCCCTTATCCATGGCAGCCTTTAGGTTTTCCAGAATAATTCTGTGGAGATTATCTGTTTCATCTAAATTTAATGTGTTGGCCGGTCTTTTGGGATGGATTTTGGCCCTGAATAAGATGTCATGAATGTAAACATTGCCTATTCCACTGAGTTTCCTCTGATTCAGGAGGAGATTTTTAGTCTGGGAACGACTTTCACATAATTTTTTAAGATATTCTGGTGTAAACCCAGCATCCAGTGGTGAAATAGCCAGGTCTTTGGTGGCTTTATGATGGGCTAATTCTTCGTTTTCAAGGAGTTCTGCACGTCCCACCCACCAGAATCTGGAGGTGAAAGATGAACCATCAGAAAAGTGGAAAAGACATTGAAAATCTTCTGGTAATTTTTTATCGTGTTCATGGAAAACTATGTCTGCACCCATACCCAGATTCAGCAGCAGATGATAATCATCTGATAACTGGATAAAAATCCATTTTCCCTTAATATAAACCTTAATTATCTTTTTACCAATGATTTTACTGACAAAATCATCGGGGGGTATGTTTAAACTTTTTTCCTGGAGCAAATCTGCTGAATCAAATTCTTTTCCTGGGAGTTCATGGTTCATTTGTCTAGCAAGTATTATGAGCTCTGGTAGTTCCGCCATTACCACCCACCCCTTTAATTATTGTATTCTAAATATCTATAAAACTATTTTAATGATTAAATCTTTTTTTTATGATGAAATAAATTACTTATAACTAAATCGGGGAGACATAACACACCCGTTACTGTCGAAGTTAATTTCTTCAGCTTCAAGTAAAGCCCTTTTCATACCAATACCTCCTTGAAAGCCACCTATAGTTCCATCCGAGCGGATGGCCCTATGGCAGGGTATTATAATAGGAAAGGGGTTTGTTGCTAATGCATTGCCCACTGCCCTTGCTCCTTTCTCCACACCCAAATGTCGGGCGATGAATTGATAGGTACTAATGCTTCCCCGTGGGATCTGGTACTCTGCGAGTAATACAAACGTCTGGAACGAAGAACATTGCTCCAACGCCACATTTTCCAAGGAAAATATAATATCTTCCCCTTCAAGGAATGATTTTATGGCTGTGGCTACCCTTTCAATCTCTTCAGAAGAAGAAACTTGAAGATTTGGATAAATGTTGAATGCCTGATCTTCAGCATCCACTTCTGGTTTAGAAAGTAATATATGGTATATTCTTGGAGAATCATTGGATATAGACCATACCACTGCCACTGGCCCGAAGGATGTCTTTTTTAGGAGTTTTATTTTCATGCCGGATCCATGAGTGTTAAAATTTTAATTGTTAATTTAAATTATAATTCTGATTTTTAATAAATTCAATGCAAACAAAGAGATAGAAATTTCAAAGCTTGATAACGCTTAAAAATGATTTAAAACTAGAATAAATAAGTTAATTGCAATTAAATTCTATCTTTGTATTTTAACTCTTTAAATCGTATTTCAAATAACGTTCCATGATGTGTTTCCAGTGTCATTTCACCACCTAATTGATTCAACAAATTATTCACCAGTTGAAGGCCCAATGTTTCCGTATTTTTAAATTCAAATCCTTCAGGGAACCCCACACCATTATCCCCAACCGTTAAATGATATTGATCACCATTTTTCTTTAGATATACCCAAATTTTCCCCCTTCTTTCGTCTGGGAATCCGTATTTCAGACTATTGGAAACTAGTTCACTTACAATCAGACCTAATGGCACTGCAGTTTCCATATTTAATGTTATGCGCTCTACTTCCAGTATAGGTGTGATAACTCCCATTTCTACTGCATATGAATAAAATAAACCATTAACTAGACTTTCAATATATTCCGAGATCTCGATATGGACTAAATCTTCAGATTTGTAAAGTTTCTCATGAATAATGGCCATGGATTTAACCCGGTTCTGGCTCTCCATCAACACATTCACAGCTTCTTTATCATCAACATACTGTTTTTGAAGGTTTAAAAGGCTGGAGATGATCTGCATATTATTTTTAACCCGATGATGAATCTCCTGTAGCAAAACTTCTTTTTCCTTTAAAGAAGATTTGATCTTATCATCAGCCTCTTTACGACGGGTTATATCACTACATATCAACAGAATATATTCCACTTTACCATCAAGTTCAATGAAAGTTTGTTTAACTTCAATAAACCGAATTTCTCCATTAACATCATAAATTTTGGATTCAAAGGGAACTATTCCTTTACCTTTTGCCAACATCGGGAACCTTTTTATGTTTAACTGGAGTTCTTCTTCAGGAAAGATCCCCAAATCTGTGAAAGGTTTATCCACCAATTCATCCCTTGTCATGCCAGTGACATCCATTGCAGCTTGATTTACATCTGCTAAATGACCATCTAAATGTAAAAGAATGGTATAATCCGGATCAGATTCAAATAGGACCCTATATTTTTTCTCACTATCCCTTAAAGATTTTTCAATTTCTTTTCTGCCAGTTATGTCTCTTATTATAGATGTGAAGTAACATTCCCCATCAATTTCCCACTTAGTAAGGGACATTTCAAATGGAAACTCAGTACCATCTTTTTTCAGTCCGGTTGTTTCTGTGGTGCGCCCTACTAAGCTGTGTTCACCAGTTGTTCGGAATTTTCTAAGAATTTCTAGGAATTTTCTCCGGTACCTTTTGGGCATGAGTTTGGCTAGTTTGATGCCTTTTAATTCCTCCTGAGTATAACCAAACAGTTCTATTAAACTGTTGTTGAAGTACAGTATATTTCCATGGGCATCAGTAGTTATAATCCCATCAATAGCATTTTCAGCTAGAGCACGGAAACGTAAAACATTTTTTTCCAATGCTTTTTGAGTGTTTTTAAGATCTGTAATATCTACAGAAGACGCTAACCAGTTATTAGTCCCAGGAAGTTCAGCCACAGTTACAAACATAGTTAGGTTAATGCCATTTTTACCCATGAAAACTGCTTCATATCTATTTGGCACAGAATCTGGTTCTTTCAAACGCTGCTGGTGGTATTTCTTCATCATTTCCAAGTAATCAGGATGGACAAAATCCATCCAATTCATTTTACCTTCCACATCTTCACGCGAATAACCACTCATTCTTTCCCATTCGGAATTAACCATGAGAATGGTACCATCGTTCTTGAAAGCTATAAGTACAGTTCCACTATTTTCAAATAAAGCACGATATTTCCTTTCAGATATTGCTAAATCTTCTTCAATTAGCTTAAGTTCAGTTATATCCTGATTAACACCCCTAGTTCGAATTGTTTGGCCATTTTCGTCCTTAACAACCACAATACGAATCAACATAACCCTTTCTTTTCCATCGGGCCTGGTTATTCTGTGTTGAACCGTGCTGAAATATCCAGGATCATCGGTTTTTAGAGCCTTTGCAGTTTCTTCTGCCACTATTGGGGATTCATCAGGAGGAATGAAACGTTCAGTATATTTTTGGGAGGACATCTGGTAACCACCCTCCCTTTGCTTGTTGGTGCCATAAAGTGAGTAAAATTGGTCATTAAAAGTGAAAGTGTCTTTTTTAACGTCGTATTCCCAGTAAGCAAGATTTGCTATGTCCATTCCCATCTTTAAACGTTCTTCACTGTTTAAAAGTGTCTCTTCCACATTCTTCCGCACAGTCACATCTTCGAATACTGTGGCAAAGAACCCCTTAGCCGGTGAAAAGACAGATATACTGAAATATTTATTCATAGGTGCAAAATACGATTCAAATTTTTCAGGATCACCTGATTCAGCCACTCGCCCATAAATATCCAAATAAGGAGCTTTTTCAACCCCATATACATCAGAAGCCTTCTTCCCAATAACTTTTTGGCGTTGAATTCCCAAAATTGTTTCATATGCGGGGTTAACATCCAAAATCATGTAATCCACTGGAACGTGATCATCATCATAAATTATTTTATGCATGGCCAGCCCTTCATTCATAGAAGAATAAAGTGACCTGTAACTTTCCTCATTCTCATGTAAGGTTTTTTCTACCTTTATATGTTCTGAAACGTCTTCACTAAAGATTATGATGCCACCGATATTATCTGAAGATAAATACCATGGATGTACTTCCCATCTAACATATTGAACACTTCCATCAGCACGAACAAATTCATCCGCATCAGCACGCTCAATAGAACCAGCAAGAGCACGCTTATGAACTTCTTTCAGTTCGTCGGTAATCTCTGGGAAAACATCATAATGAGATTTGCCGACAAGTTCCTGCCCATGAAGGTTATAATCTTCAATCCAACGGTTACTAACCGCAATATATCTCATTTGCGTGTCAAACATGGCAATAGCAACAGGTGCACCATCAATAAAATGCCTAAATTCTTCATCATGTTTTTTCAAAGCTTTGTTAATTTTTTTTAACTCTTTTTCAGCTTTCTTACTACGAGTAATATCTCTGCCAACTCCCACTACAGCAATGACGTTTTGATCATCATCCAGCACTGCCTTATCTGACCAGGCCAGCCAGCGACATCCATCTTTAGTCATGACCCGTTGCTCATGATAACAAGTATAAGGGGGTTTGAAAACGCAACTAAAAGATTCTTTAGTTGTTTCAATGTCCTTTTCATGAACTAATGGCATGAATTTCGTACCTACTAATTCTTCTTCTGTTTTACCGAACATTTCACAGTAACTGGGACTTACAAAAAGTAATCGTCCTTCGGTATCTACTTTAACCACTAAATCTGTTTGACATTCTACCAGGAGACGGTATTTGGCTTCACTTTCTTTTAATTGTTTTTCCATCTTATTTTTGTAAAGTGCAAGTTCTATAGCATATTTAAGTTCAATGGGATCGTAAGGTTTTATAATATAACCATATGGCCCAGTTAATTTAGCTCTTTCAATTGTTGATTCTTCAGAATGAGCTGTTAAATAAATAACAGGAATATCTAATTTATTAATCTCTGAAACTGCTTCAATACCATTAATTTCTCCCTTTAAAATAATGTCCATTAAAATAAGATCTGGCATTAATTCTAATGCCTTTTCTACGGCCTCTTCACCTCGGGAAGCAACATATGGAACTTGATAACCGAAGGATTCTAAAGTTCGTTTTATATCCATTGCTTCTATGCTTTCATCCTCTACCAAAAGGATTTTAACCACAGACATAGCATTACTCCCCCTTTTTGTTATTGACCATAAAATTACTAAAAAAGAATTGTATGACATCATCAAATGGGCCATTTTATAGTTATTATTATCAGAGTTACAAACAATATAACTTGTTACGAACGAACGTTAGTTTTATATAGTATGAAGAGAACCTTATAACTATGAAACTAACGAACGTTAGTTAAAAATCAGGTGTATCCATGAAAAATTCAAGATCAGAGGAAGAAAAAAAACCCACCAAAGAGAGAATATTCGATGTTTCCCTTGATTTATTCTCTCAAAAAGGTTTTGATGCAGTTTCAGTACGTGAAATAGCAAGGGAGGTGGGGATAAGGGAAAGTTCCATTTACAACCATTACCACAATAAAGAAGCCATCCTGGATGCCATAATTGACTATTTTAAATCCGAACTTAACCAGAGTGGTTTACCAGAGGAAGAAGCTGATGCTTTGATGGAAAAGGGTCCTGAAGTGTTTTTCAAAGTGGGGGCAAAGGTGTATATTAACCAGATCAATACCCCCAAGATGGAAAAAATATGGCGTTTGGTTTCCATAGAAACCTACCACAACCAAAAAATAAGGGAATTTTTTAAAACGGAGTTACTGGAAGATGCCCTAACAGTATGGGAAAATGTTTTCCGGATCATGATAGAAAAAAAGATGATTAAACCTTTAAATCCTAGAACTCTGGCCTATGAATACTTTTCATTTATCATATTCCTGTTCTTTGAATATTTTGTACTGAAATATAATGATGATTTCAACTCATTCATGGATTTGGCCCTGGAAAGACTGGGTAACCATACAGAATTCCTTTTAAAAGCTATTGAAGTTTAATTAAAGATTGATATTATCATTTGAGGGGCAAAAAATGAAAATTTTAACCATTATTGGAAGTCCGCAGAAAAAGGGTAACAGTTACCAGGCTGCCAGAGAACTGGAAAAAAAGATGAAAAATAGAGGAAATTATGATTTTGAGTACATATTCCTTAAAGACATCAATCTGGAAATTTGTAGGGGGTGTTTTAATTGCATAGCCAAAGGAGGAGAGTTATGTCCCCTGAAGGATGATCGGGATATGATTGAGGAGAAGATGCAGGAAGCTGATGGTCTGGTGATGGTTTCCCCCGTATACGTGATGCAAGTGACCGCCTTTATGAAAAACTTCATAGACCGTTTAGCTTACCGCTGCCACCGTCCAATTTACCATGGAAAGAAAGCCATAACCCTATCCACCACTAGAGGTATGGGTTTGGATAAAACCCTGAAATATATGAAAGACATAACCGAAGTATGGGGATACGATGTGGTGGATGAATGTGGCCTTACAACTCCACCATTCCCCTATTCAGAGAAGTTGAAGAAAAAAAATCAAGATAAAATCGTGAAGTCAACTGAAAAATTTGATGAAGCTTTAAAATCAGCTGCTACCAGTAAACTGGAAGATACATCAGTGGGTGTCAACCGGTATTTGACTTTCAGGATTTTCAAAACCGTGTCAGAAGATGTTAAAAATTACATGCCTGCAGATTACCAGTTCTATAAAGACAAGCAATACTATCATCCTGCCAGGATCGGTATTTTCACCAAAATTGCAACCAGTATCATGGCAAAAGTGATATTTTTCATGATGCGGGACATGGGCCCGGTTGATG
This is a stretch of genomic DNA from Methanobacterium petrolearium. It encodes these proteins:
- a CDS encoding homoserine dehydrogenase; its protein translation is MEETINIGLIGFGTIGSGVVATLGKNMHLIEDKVQKKVKLKKIVDLDITTDRGVDVDPEVLTTNVDDILEDDEINIVIELIGGYQPALNFILKAMENGKHVVTANKALLAKHWQEIMDCAIKNHVRICFEASVGGGIPLLAPLNNGLAANNIETVYGIINGTANYILTKMDDAGLDFDVVLKEAQLMGYAEQDPTFDIEGHDTAQKLIILSMLGFGIYVSQENFHVEGITRIKPDDIKFARKELNSVVKLLAIAQVDEDGKLEIRVHPTLVPQTHLLASVNDVFNAVYIVGDIGGPVLMYGQGAGMMPTASAVVADCIDIMQDMDSSVAYGPSESRVKKIKDMSNVESKYYLRITALDKPGVLHSLSGILSDLDISIESVSQRKVDQTDAVPIFMVTHHALEKNVQKAIKLIDKLDFVKEKTMIIRLL
- a CDS encoding DUF366 family protein codes for the protein MKQINLEPGMLYDGSQIKPMWAFQRLGLKGSSIVSWRGPMNIQPDELIDYEDVGLEIKSDEMLHFIIEHFDAQPADMRLCYHRQRILVMIVQNLLREIGIITHRKGDDLYCDGGKLSVSIASCSVSSMKIHFAMNITTQGTPENIKTAGLMECSENLDMLKVSKLSDNISKTYIDEILDIEEDISKTRVF
- a CDS encoding DUF5612 domain-containing protein, producing the protein MGEFALNIRAINQPGVLRDITELTAICEINITYTHLFVEDKDHASLYMELEAVQNVDKLIENIKNIEAVRSVEECPTLQDVFGKRIIIIGGGAQVAMVAQGAITEADRHNIRGEHISVDTIPLVGEKDLKEAVSAVGRLPRVGALVLAGSLMGGGITEAIREIKKDHEVIVISLNMPGSITQEADLVITDPIQAGVMAVMAVADTAIFDIKKLGKKRF
- a CDS encoding PPC domain-containing DNA-binding protein — its product is MIVKRLIPGQDLKRALEEIRDEKDLKSGVIICMVGSLDKAVLRMANGDNNIISGPLEIISATGTIATDGVHIHLAVSDSEGVVTGGHLMSGSQVHTTVELCILTSDKIFKREFDSETGYNELIIIDKQE
- a CDS encoding 6-carboxytetrahydropterin synthase codes for the protein MKIIINGIHANLRFSSAHMIPCHQFCGGIHGHSYHVDVKVDGERGGPFGFVVDFKTVKAIVRDMCKKLDHKLLLPEKSNEIDFKSKKRSLKFVIGDKEYKIPREDCCFLPLSSTSAEDMAEYFAEQLFQALLQEEADIKSVGICVNEGIGQGAYFEKTA
- a CDS encoding cupin domain-containing protein produces the protein MSDELKSVVINVEDLLDYQEGAVVSREIIRKETGTVTIFAFDKGEGLSEHTAPFDAMVQIIDGKAEITISGKSNILARGDMIIMPANEPHALHALEQYKMILTMIRS
- a CDS encoding DNA polymerase subunit beta — its product is MRARVRDFIYTKDDLFLATTTYLHPKDRILSFLRYIPDPDGDRSRDGSRYSKVDSKQAYTFLNDNFPEYLFDCEVTRVEMMGVPVEKVEKILNPVKRLTEIMNHPYPDELLLKVIKVANTFQDEAGIRQKHLGISGSVLPDLYDPLVSDIDFVVYGLKNHQKAMETFKSLKNDNNSPLKAIADDYWARLYDKRIKDSTLSYDEFCWYENRKNNRGVVDGTLFDILATREWDEIKGNYGEETYEPCGTVKIEATVSDALAAFDNPAVYQVEEVDILEGHHAPIKEVASYTHTYSGQAREGERITARGKLEKVMGKKTYYRLIVGTTRESLGEYIKLKNLNLD
- a CDS encoding DUF6448 family protein; protein product: MALRCDRMDGLVVKSAEEALEMENINYVLPFIREKYEDEVKDAFERTLVVRELSGDAAELADYWFFETAVRLHLKGRGISYEGLKPTPVNGEPVIVMADQAVKTENLNDLMNFLLSSIREDVEARFDDILYKKDYDVNDVDDARDYVDAILNFFGYLQTLIEFMEEG